One Halanaerobium hydrogeniformans genomic window, AAATAACTTGGGTAGATATGCCCTGCAAGTAATCTTTATGAGATCTTATATTTTTCTTACACCATTCATGGGTATTAGAAATTAATTCATATTTTTTTGAAAACTGAAAAATATAACTTCTCTCTACAGCAAAAAACTCACCTATTTTGGCTAGAGAATTATTTATTTTTCTATCAATATTAGCTTCATTAACCTCAAACAATGATGAAGATATTCCAGCCAGAGTTTTCTGGAATTGATGCTGAAATTCTAGATTCTTCTCTCTTTTTATTCTTTCACTTATATCTCTTTGTATACCAATATAGGTATAAATTTTTCCCTTCTCATTTTTAATCGGTGTTATTTTAAATTCACAGATAAATTTTGAACCATCTTTTCGTCTGTTTAAAAACTGTCCTGTATGTGTTTTGCCCTCTGATATCTTTTCATACATTTCCTGCTGGAGTTGCTCTGATAAAGGCTCCGCATTAAAAATCTCTGGCGTTTTATTTTTTAATTCATCTAAACTATAACCAAATAGCTCTTCAGCAGCTTTATTAATATATTTAATATTAAAATTATCATCAGTAATAATTACTGAATCAGAAATATTTGTCATTGCATTTACTAATAATTTTGATCCTTCAAAGTCAAAAAATTCTTTTTTTGGCATTTAGCCCACTCTCCTGCAAACTAATAATACTAATGTCGATACTCTTTATAGATAAATTTTGTCAAAATAAATCAAATTTTGTAGAATAATATAGAAAAGTTGTAATAATTATCCTTATAATATAATTAAATAAAACTCTTTTTATTCCTTTTTTATTATCCTTGAATTGCAATGTTAAATTGAACTAGTTTCAAACTGTAATAATTTTAATTGTATAGAATTAGTTTTAGTTGGTCTTCAAAAGCTTCATCAGGAGTTAAATATCCTAATATTTTTCTAGGTAAAGTATTACACCAATTTTGAACTCTAGCAATAGCTTCAATTGAAAATTCATTTATACTTCTACCTTTAGGTATAAACCTTCTTATCAAGCCATTGTGACGTTCATTTGTTCCTCTTTCCCAGGCTGAATAGGGATGAGTATAATAAATTTTAGTGCCAACTATTTCTTCTACACTGGCTAGCTCTGAGAATTCAGAACCATTGTCACTGGTAATGCTTTTAAAGACTGTAGAAAAAAGATCTCCAGTTTCTTTGATTAGCTTTGTCATAGCTTCCTGAACAGAACAAGATGTTTTGTCATCAATTTTGCGAATAATTTGTGAGCGAGTTGTACGTTCTGTCATAGTAAGTAGTGCTGCTTCATCTTTAGTCTTTTTACCAATAATAGTATCAATTTCCCAGTGGCCAAATTCGCTGCGATCATTAACGCTTTCAGGGCGTTCATCAATGCTGGTACCCAGTTTCTTTTTATTCTGCTTAATACGTTTTGGTTTTGTAGAACGCTTTAATTTCAATGGTAGATCAATATTTTTAATCTTAAGTAGTCCAGCATCTATGTAATTATAGAGAGTTTTGGTGCAAACCATCTTTGAATTTGGAAATTTATTATGCACCTGAGCTGATCCACAAATAGAATCAATTGAATGATCTGAGTTGTAAAATTTATCTAAAACATGTTCTATGAAATCTTCGCACTCTAGGAGTTTAAACTTAGGTCCGCAATTTTTACGATTATTTTCATAAACTCTTTGACCAACATCAGGGAAATAAATATCAACCTTTTTATTGGCCTTTATTTGAGAAACTGTACCACGTTTCAACTCGTTTCTAATTGTATTTGAAGCTCTACCTAAGCGTTTACCAATTGCATAAGGTGACATTCCTTCTGAATGTAATAAAGCAATTTGACCGCGATCATAAGCATTAAGGTGTTTATTTTTTCGAGAATTTGGTGTATCATATAAGTAGTCCATAGTGTGCACCCTCCTGTAATGTTTATTGTTTGTAGTAATTCAATTATATTACAGTTTGTGCCACTATGGGCATTTTTTTATTAGTTTTTTTTAATTAGTTCAAGTTCATTTTACAATTAAGCCTTTTTTATTATCAAATATTTTTTCGAAAAAGAAAATCTGCTGTTTTTATTAGTAGTTCATCTACTTTTTGGTGCCATAACTATCATTGAGCACCAAATAGGATTTAAAGTGCTTGAAAAACAAAATATGGATTTAACAGATGAAGATCTATATGAAAGTATGAGAAACATGGAATCAATGATAAATTCTCAAATGTCAGATACTTATCCTTTAGGTCATTTTAATGATAGTGAGCTAACTATTGAAGAAATAGCAGAAAGACTGGCTGATTTTGATGAAGTTGATATGCCTCCACCTTAAAATCTAAGGACCATCGCAAATATAAATCAAGTAGGGCAAGCATTAAATTGCTTGCCCTACTTGATTAAATTCAATGTTCTGCTTCCCAAAATAAAATTTGTTCTGGCAGATCAAAATAATTTGATAATTTTTCTCTTACTTCTGGTTCAGGTACTTTCCCTTCACAGCACCACTCATGAAGTTCTTCTACACTAACATCCAGTTTTTGAGCCAGCAAATTAAAAGGCATTTTCTCAGCAAAAATCAAACCATAGAGTATCCTATTTTCAGTTTCAGTAATCAGGTCCTTTTTAGACAATTCAGTACAGTCTAAACCATCTAAGGTCACAAATACCACCCCCAGAAGGATAGAGCCTTCTTCTAATTGTATTTTTATTATAGCATAGATAATTTTATATCTAAACAGTATTTGCTGGAAATGGCTAAAAACAGAAAAAAGCCCTCTAAAAAGAGGGCTTTCAAAATGGCCATAAGGCCAGTCATATCAAGTGGTGCCGAAGGCGGGGGTCGAACCCGCACAGCCGAAAGGGCCACTGGATTTTGAATCCAGCGCGTCTGCCAATTCCACCACTTCGGCATTAACATTGATTATTTTAACATATAATTTATTTAAAAGCAAGCATTATATAAGTTATACTCTTTAGGTGAATTGCAACATGCAATGCACGCTTTTTTAATCTTTCTTAAAATCACCTGTACCTTCATTACTTCTAGACACTAAAGCTTAATTTCTCTTTAAATAATTTATCTGAGTTTTCATAGTTAAACATTTTTCTAGGATAAGTATTTATAAAATCCTGAATCTTTTTTATCAGTTTTCTCTTAATACCTTTAAAACTTGTGCCTTTAGGTAAAAATCTTCTGATAAACTTATTAGCTACTTCATTTGATCCCCTTTGCCAGCTACAGTATGCATCACAATAATACAAACTAGTTCTAGGTATACTGCTACCTGTATATGATTGTTCTATACCTTCATAATCTGCAAATTCTGAACCGTTGTCTGTAGTAATCGATTTAAATGTTTCCCTAAAATTAACAACCCCAAATCGTCTTTCTATACGATCAAGTCCTTTTACCACTGACTTTGCTTTTTTGTTTGGTATTTTTTCTATGATTTCCTGCCTAGTTTGTCTTTCTGTCAGCACTAGTAAGGCAGGTTCATCTTTTTGTTTTAACCCTTCTACTAAGTCCATCTCCCAATGCCCAAATTCCTCCCTGGTATCAGCTCCTTCAGGCCTATCTCTAATTGTACGACCTTCCTTACGCCTCGTAGTGCTTTCACTTTCTTTTGGTCTGTCTTTCCCAGTTTTATAATTACCATGTGGGAGATCGCTTCTGTCTATATTCAAAACACCTTTATCTATGTAATTATAGATTGTTTTCCAGTGTAATTGAATTTCAAATTTATCTGATTCTTCAATGTCTTTTGCCACTGCTGCAGGAGATCTTAATTCCTTGATTTTTTCTTCTATAAATTCTGCTAACTCTTTATTTTTATCGATTTTTAAATCAGGGCCTTTATTCGAATTATTAAATTCATATACTTTCTGTGCTATCTCTGGTACATATTCTTTTCTGGTTGTTCCATCACCATTATCAAGTTCTACCTCACCTTTTTTTATTTCTCGACTGATTGTTGTTCTATGGCAGTTTAATTCTTCGCCTATTTCAGTATAATTTTTTTCTTGGACATTATATAAATGTTTAATTAATTTGCGATCATCAAAATTCAGGTGTTTTCCTTTGCTTCGTTTTGTGTTACAATTACTTTGACACATATTCTGTACCTCCTAATGTTTTTGTCGCTATTAACATTATACAAAAGGTACAGGTATGTGTCTATTTTTTTATCTAATCACCGCGTGCATTTAATTATACAATTCAAAGTTATACTCTTTAAATTAATACCTGTAGATAGCTGCTATATCAGCATTATCAGGCATTTTATCTTCAGTAAGTGGATATACCTTTCCTCCATTTAAAATGGTCTGAACAGCAGCATAATTATAAAGATCATAGTTTTCTCGATCATTAATATCTTTAATTTCTTTTTCTTCTGCAGAAAAGAAACCTTCTTTATCTGCTTCTTTATTAATCATTAAAGAATCTACTCTACTGAAATATGCTGCTTCTAATATTTCTTCAAGTTCTTTTGAGATCTTTTCTGAACCCTTTAATTGAGCAAATTCCTCCTTAACAGATTTAAGATAATCATGAATATGAGGTTCTACTATTTCCCAGCTCTTTTCTTTTAGTTCTTTTTTATTTATATCTTTCACATTACCACTTAGGTTTTTCTCTAATAGATTAGAATAGCTATTTATATCATCTTTATAAAGAGAAAAGAGGTGATCATCTGAAACTATTAAAAGATAATCATCTTTTGATTTTAGTTCTTTAAAAATTACCCTATCTACTTCTCTTAAATAATGAAGCAGGTCTTCCTGATCATCATCAGTTGCTCCCTCACCATGGAATACCGAAGCTGTTCCAGCCCTGCTCATTGATTGATATTTCTGGGCACCTTCATCATCAATATTTAAAAATTCTTTAATATTTGTAGGTAATTCCTTAAGTTCAACCTCATCTATGGTATTTCTGTCGGCTCGATACAATTGATTAAAGTTAGGGCTTAAAGCTAAAATATAATATTTTTTATCATACCAGAGACCTGATATTAATTGCTTTATATTAAAACATTGACTTATATGAGTGCTATTATAAATATCTATTGGAAGTTTAAAAAGCTCAAATTTATTTTCACTGATAAAAACAGCTAATCCTTCTTTTTGTTTCTGCCAGAAATTAATATCAGCTGCCAGATCAGCAGCTTCATTTAAGAATTCATCTACATCTCGCTGCTTATAACCCCAGATATCTTTTAATTTTTTCTCGGTTTCCTGCAGCAGATTTTTGAATTCGATTTCCAGTTTTTTGAATTCACCTTTACGAACGGCTTTAGTTGACATATAAATAGAGACACAGGGACTATCCTGACAATTGATAAGATCTTTTAAAATCTCCTGATTAATTTCTGTCATTATTATTACCCCCTATTATTTTACTTTACTTAATACTCAATACTCCATTACTATTAATGTCCAACTAAATTCAAGTTTTCTATTCTAATTACATTTTATCAAAAAATAGAGTAAATTGAAATAGCTTAATCAAATTAACTAAGATATTGCCGATAAATTTTTGCTAATTTAACAACCCCCTGCCTAATGCTAAATTGATCGAGTGCTGCAGTTGACAAAATAACCTGATTGCTCTTTGCATCTATTAAAAAGTTCCTGTAGTCTGCCAGTAAAACACCTGTTTTTTCTGAGAATTTATTAAAGGCTTTTTGATCTAATTGCTGTTCTAAATAGAGAATGCTGTAAAAAGCAGTTTGACTGCATTTAACTTCAATATCCCTGAAACTTTTATGCAGTTCATCTTTTAATAAAAGATTTCTATTTTTTATCCTTTGTTTTAAAAGTTTGGTTCTCTTATTCAAATAAGATTTTTCTAAATAATAGGATAAAACATTTTCTAATAACTGATCACCTGCTGATAAAGATCTATATTTGTCTTCCAGTAAATTTTTATTCAAATTACTTTCTTCTTCATAATAATTACTTTCTGCAAGAAAAACAACCCCTGAATCAAGCCCGGGAAAGACTTTATTGCTTAATTCTCTAATTAAGATTAAATTATTTTTAAAACTTGAATTAAGAAGTGTCTCTATCTTTTCATTTTTACCAAAGAGATAGTATGACTCAAATATAATTATTTTAAATTTTAGCATCTCAGCCAGTTCAAATAATGATTTTAATTTTGAAATACTCCAGCTTAAAACATTAGCAAAAACCGGCTCATCACTTAAAATCAAATAATCAATTTTATTCTCCCGCAAATAATCCATCAGAACTTCATAATCTGCATTTTTCAGTTTAAGAAACTCTGGTTTTTCAAAATTATTTTCTTCTCCAATCTCATTATCTATTGTTAAAAAATGAGCAAATGGGCCCAAATCTGATGGAGACTCAAATAATAAAAGGTCATTTTTTTGAATAAGCAATTCTAAAACCATTATTAATTCAGAGCGAGAATTATAATACAGAGCCTTGTGTTCAAAACTATCTACTATATCTTTTAAAAAGCAAAACCACTGATTACTTTTAAAATCTATTTCTTTAAAAATATTCCCTTGAAATTTGCTGTAAAATTGGTCAAAAACAAGATCAAAAGCATATTCTGGCATATACTCTCTGTTATTTTGAGAACCACTAAAATCAATTATTCTATTTACAGAAGATTCTTTTGAACTCAATATCCTCAATCTCTGATCATCTTTATTGGACTTATAACCAGCAGCAGGAGCTATATAACTACCACTACCCTCTTTTTTGTAAATCAAAAATTCTTCCGCCAGAAGATCATATGCTTTAACAACTGTTTCGTTATTTACTCCCAGGCGAGCAGCTAATTTTCTAATGGAAGGCATTTTAGAATCTGGAGTATACCTATCTTCTAAAATCTCTGCCTTGATCTGTTGATAAATCTGCTTATATAAATTTTCTTCTCCCTCACGGTCTAATTCTATATCGAACATTTAACTGCCCTCCCTAATTATATTGACTTTTTATTTCCAGCTTACATCTTTTACACTATCAACATCAAAATATTTTTCTTTATTCTCCTTATTATCTGTTTCTTTTGCTAACTTGTAGATCTTATGAATAAGATATTTTTTAT contains:
- a CDS encoding IS30 family transposase: MDYLYDTPNSRKNKHLNAYDRGQIALLHSEGMSPYAIGKRLGRASNTIRNELKRGTVSQIKANKKVDIYFPDVGQRVYENNRKNCGPKFKLLECEDFIEHVLDKFYNSDHSIDSICGSAQVHNKFPNSKMVCTKTLYNYIDAGLLKIKNIDLPLKLKRSTKPKRIKQNKKKLGTSIDERPESVNDRSEFGHWEIDTIIGKKTKDEAALLTMTERTTRSQIIRKIDDKTSCSVQEAMTKLIKETGDLFSTVFKSITSDNGSEFSELASVEEIVGTKIYYTHPYSAWERGTNERHNGLIRRFIPKGRSINEFSIEAIARVQNWCNTLPRKILGYLTPDEAFEDQLKLILYN
- a CDS encoding IS30 family transposase produces the protein MCQSNCNTKRSKGKHLNFDDRKLIKHLYNVQEKNYTEIGEELNCHRTTISREIKKGEVELDNGDGTTRKEYVPEIAQKVYEFNNSNKGPDLKIDKNKELAEFIEEKIKELRSPAAVAKDIEESDKFEIQLHWKTIYNYIDKGVLNIDRSDLPHGNYKTGKDRPKESESTTRRKEGRTIRDRPEGADTREEFGHWEMDLVEGLKQKDEPALLVLTERQTRQEIIEKIPNKKAKSVVKGLDRIERRFGVVNFRETFKSITTDNGSEFADYEGIEQSYTGSSIPRTSLYYCDAYCSWQRGSNEVANKFIRRFLPKGTSFKGIKRKLIKKIQDFINTYPRKMFNYENSDKLFKEKLSFSV
- a CDS encoding GntR family transcriptional regulator is translated as MFDIELDREGEENLYKQIYQQIKAEILEDRYTPDSKMPSIRKLAARLGVNNETVVKAYDLLAEEFLIYKKEGSGSYIAPAAGYKSNKDDQRLRILSSKESSVNRIIDFSGSQNNREYMPEYAFDLVFDQFYSKFQGNIFKEIDFKSNQWFCFLKDIVDSFEHKALYYNSRSELIMVLELLIQKNDLLLFESPSDLGPFAHFLTIDNEIGEENNFEKPEFLKLKNADYEVLMDYLRENKIDYLILSDEPVFANVLSWSISKLKSLFELAEMLKFKIIIFESYYLFGKNEKIETLLNSSFKNNLILIRELSNKVFPGLDSGVVFLAESNYYEEESNLNKNLLEDKYRSLSAGDQLLENVLSYYLEKSYLNKRTKLLKQRIKNRNLLLKDELHKSFRDIEVKCSQTAFYSILYLEQQLDQKAFNKFSEKTGVLLADYRNFLIDAKSNQVILSTAALDQFSIRQGVVKLAKIYRQYLS